The Verrucomicrobiia bacterium sequence GCGCGTTGAACGGCTCGGCTGGCAGAACCGCTATGCGCTGGCCGACGTCGTCTCTGTAAAGATCGATCCGGAAGCGCTGCGGGGTTCCATCCGGTTATGGGGCAGCGGCGGATTGTTTGGCTTCTTCGGCATCTTCAGGAACCGCCAACTCGGCGTTTATCGTGCCTATGGCACTGATCCCAAACTGGCCGTCATCGTCAAGTTGAACCAGCGCACCATTGTCGTGACCCCCGAACATCCCGAACGGTTCGTGGCCGAACTGGAAACGCTGCGCGCCCGGGAAATCCCGTGAAGCAAAGCTTTTCACTTGGGCGGCTGGCGGCGTTTGCTTAGCGTCCTGCACGTGCTGACCGAAAAACCGTGGCGCCTGGAAGCCGTGGCCCGTTTGCTGGCGGGCCTCTTCGCGGGCATTCTCGCCGCGTCCCTCACCCTGACCGCCCTGCGCTTTGACGCCGGTTCCGCCAAAGTAGCGCCGCTGGTTTTCGTGGCGCTCATCGCCGGCGGCTTGTTCGCGTCGACGGCCATTTTTTTCCTCATTGCCCGGCCCTGGACGTTGGAAAACGCCGGCCTGCGGGGCGCCGGCCTGATGGTCTGTGCGTTCGCCGGGGTGGCGTTGACCAGCATTGCGCAAGGTGACGCGGGCGACGCCGGGCCGGAAACTTCGGTGCTCGGAATGGTCATTGCCACCGTCGGCTTCCAAGGAACCGCCCTGCCGTTGATCTGGATCCTGGCACGTCAACACGGCCTGACCCTGCGGGAAGGATTTGGACTGGGATTGGCGCCCGGCCGGGCTGTGGTGTTGGGCGCCACAGTGGCCATGCTCTTCCTGCCCGTCGGCCTGTTGCTGCAATCGGGCATCAGCCTGATCGCCCATCGGTTCGGCATCCAATTGCCCGAGCAAACTTCGGTCTACATCCTGCGGCTGGCCGATTCCTGGCCGGACCGGATCGGCCTCGCGGTGGTCACGATGGTGCTGGCGCCGCTCGGTGAAGAAGGCTTGTTCCGCGGCATCATTTACCCGGCCATCCGGCGGCTGGGCTTTCCCAACGCCGCACTGTGGGTGACGTCACTCGTGTTTGCCGCCATCCATTTCAACGCGTTGACGTTCATCCCACTGTTCGTGCTGGCGGTGGCGCTGGCCAAACTTTACGAACGAACCGGCAACCTGCTGGCGAGCATCG is a genomic window containing:
- a CDS encoding PH domain-containing protein — protein: MNSETRYHAPWCLVVKIITAFSLILLLAVAGYGALFFSPSASPVLRLTVAVLPLAIIFATLPFMVRGFVLAPGELRVERLGWQNRYALADVVSVKIDPEALRGSIRLWGSGGLFGFFGIFRNRQLGVYRAYGTDPKLAVIVKLNQRTIVVTPEHPERFVAELETLRAREIP
- a CDS encoding type II CAAX endopeptidase family protein, translating into MLTEKPWRLEAVARLLAGLFAGILAASLTLTALRFDAGSAKVAPLVFVALIAGGLFASTAIFFLIARPWTLENAGLRGAGLMVCAFAGVALTSIAQGDAGDAGPETSVLGMVIATVGFQGTALPLIWILARQHGLTLREGFGLGLAPGRAVVLGATVAMLFLPVGLLLQSGISLIAHRFGIQLPEQTSVYILRLADSWPDRIGLAVVTMVLAPLGEEGLFRGIIYPAIRRLGFPNAALWVTSLVFAAIHFNALTFIPLFVLAVALAKLYERTGNLLASIACHATFNAFNFVMLYLIQKQELPLHS